Proteins encoded together in one Cherax quadricarinatus isolate ZL_2023a chromosome 68, ASM3850222v1, whole genome shotgun sequence window:
- the LOC138854718 gene encoding uncharacterized protein, with protein sequence MVLAHPHPTFFRSCCRGGYRKGHGGGGGGYRKGNGGGGYGKGNGGGGGYGKGNGGGGYRKGHGGGGGGGGGYKKGNSGGGGGYKKGNGGGGGGYKKGNGGGGGGYKKGNGGGSGYGK encoded by the coding sequence ATGGTTCTGGCCCACCCTCATCCTACCTTCTTCAGGAGCTGTTGCAGAGGCGGATACAGGAAAGGCCATGGCGGTGGAGGCGGTGGCTATCGCAagggaaatggtggtggtggatatggaaaaggaaatggtggtggtggtggatatggaaaaggaaatggtggtggtggatacagAAAGGGgcatggcggtggcggtggcggtggcggtggatataaaaagggaaatagtggtggtggcggtggatatAAAAagggaaatggtggtggtggcggtggatatAAAAagggaaatggtggtggtggcggtggatatAAAAAGGGAAATGGCGGTGGTAGCGGCTATGGAAAGTAA